A genome region from Candidatus Manganitrophus noduliformans includes the following:
- a CDS encoding bifunctional folylpolyglutamate synthase/dihydrofolate synthase — protein MSYTDALDYLYRLQWHGIRPGLERMERLLRLIDHPERKYRSVHIGGTNGKGSTAATVASILKRGGYRVGLYTSPHLIDFSERIRISGKPIEPDQIVRLTNLLRKRIGEEEPELALSLTFFEFTTAIAFLYFAEAKVDLAVVEVGLGGRFDATNLLTPLVTAITQIDLDHERYLGATIVQIAFEKAGIIKAGIPLITGAAQPEVLALFEQAARSKGAPILRLDHEINVEGDRPESFVYRGERVRTVHSPLLGRHQVRNTAVALGIVEQLQAKGIALSEEAILEGIREVEWAGRLEVIRRRPLILLDGAHNPAGARALADYLGEVDSARRGKHWLIAGIMRDKNIRDILNPLLSWTDEIVLTRPDIDRAAETDLLIASLQGASLIQTVRERVPDAIDYVESNLRPEDTLVIAGSLYTVGEAKAVYSGTVPSLLRG, from the coding sequence ATGTCTTATACCGATGCACTCGACTACCTCTACCGCCTGCAGTGGCACGGCATCCGCCCGGGACTGGAGCGGATGGAGCGTCTTCTCCGTCTGATCGATCATCCCGAGCGAAAATATCGCTCCGTCCATATCGGCGGAACGAACGGGAAGGGCTCGACCGCCGCGACCGTCGCTTCCATTCTGAAACGGGGAGGATACCGCGTCGGCCTCTACACCTCCCCCCATCTGATCGACTTCTCGGAACGGATTCGCATCTCGGGAAAGCCGATTGAACCGGACCAAATCGTCCGTCTGACGAACCTCTTAAGAAAACGAATCGGGGAAGAAGAGCCCGAGCTGGCCCTTTCCTTGACCTTTTTTGAGTTCACCACCGCGATCGCCTTCCTCTACTTCGCGGAGGCGAAGGTCGATCTGGCGGTGGTGGAGGTCGGTCTCGGGGGCCGATTCGATGCAACCAATCTTCTGACGCCGCTGGTCACCGCCATCACCCAGATCGATCTCGATCATGAACGTTACCTGGGGGCGACGATCGTTCAAATCGCGTTTGAAAAAGCCGGGATCATCAAAGCGGGGATCCCCCTGATTACCGGGGCGGCCCAGCCCGAGGTCCTTGCCCTCTTTGAGCAGGCGGCCCGGTCGAAAGGGGCGCCGATCCTCCGTCTCGACCATGAAATCAACGTGGAAGGGGACCGCCCGGAGAGTTTTGTATATCGGGGAGAGCGCGTGCGGACGGTCCACTCTCCGCTGCTCGGACGGCACCAAGTGCGGAACACGGCGGTCGCTCTGGGAATCGTCGAGCAGCTACAAGCGAAGGGGATCGCTCTTTCCGAGGAGGCGATCCTCGAAGGAATCCGTGAGGTGGAGTGGGCCGGACGGCTGGAAGTGATCCGGCGGCGGCCGCTCATTCTTCTCGACGGCGCCCACAACCCGGCGGGAGCGAGGGCGCTGGCCGATTATCTCGGGGAGGTCGATTCCGCGCGGCGCGGAAAACACTGGCTGATCGCGGGAATCATGCGCGACAAAAATATCCGCGACATTCTGAACCCGCTCCTTTCTTGGACCGATGAGATCGTCCTGACCCGGCCCGACATCGACCGGGCGGCCGAGACCGATCTCCTGATCGCCTCCCTTCAAGGGGCATCGCTCATTCAAACCGTCCGAGAGCGGGTGCCCGACGCGATCGATTACGTCGAGTCCAACCTGCGTCCGGAAGACACCCTCGTCATCGCCGGGTCGCTCTATACCGTCGGGGAGGCCAAAGCGGTTTATTCCGGAACCGTCCCCTCTCTGCTACGAGGATGA
- a CDS encoding PilZ domain-containing protein — MELKYEVSFMKHPDRRSYFRAKEIVPISIIFRDREMKKEKRIKGEALDIGLTGLSISTEKALPQTEKGVIEISLPNPFNPIKARIRIKWRNDQKHAYGLEFYQSENGDLNSWDEFVKGSSNAAIPDRRQKEEGRKRNSDGLSRPFKNDEKRKIIRRITDLIESENTDLFHTGKRSDITTLDLIPNRKDANYTNDTAAARRKWLELKTGVKLENVSVFSDCPENMKGNIENFIGVSQIPIGIAGPLKINGKFAKGNFYVPMATTEGALVYTYTQGMQILSLAGGVNTAVLKDELHISSIFTFKNISEALNFKKWLLANFERIKTHADGTTRHGKLIRIEPIIFDRNVTVKFYYSTADASGVNMVTFATDAACKFISSIVKPAKFFIQSNYSSIKKVTAHNFISGYGKSLIAECVIPRKLVKRTFNVWPETMVDYFRLVLLSTTHAAMIGMNGHVANGLAAIFLACGQDVASVVESHASVINYEITEKGDLYASIKLPCLVIGTVGGGVGLGTQRECLELMGCFGHGHAKKFAEIIAATTLGGEIAICARIANGTFVEGHKKYGRKTGPQVDRSLALLHSNGHDEQS, encoded by the coding sequence ATGGAATTGAAGTATGAGGTCAGCTTTATGAAACACCCGGATCGCCGCTCCTATTTTCGCGCAAAAGAGATTGTACCGATCTCAATCATTTTTCGAGATCGAGAGATGAAGAAAGAGAAAAGGATTAAAGGTGAAGCGCTTGATATCGGTTTGACAGGACTTTCAATTTCTACCGAAAAAGCCCTCCCCCAAACTGAGAAGGGCGTTATCGAAATTAGTCTTCCCAACCCCTTCAATCCGATAAAAGCCCGAATACGGATTAAATGGCGGAACGATCAGAAACACGCTTATGGTTTAGAGTTCTATCAATCAGAGAATGGCGATTTGAACAGTTGGGATGAGTTTGTAAAAGGTTCTTCAAATGCAGCGATACCGGATCGGAGGCAAAAGGAGGAGGGGAGAAAAAGAAATTCAGATGGACTCTCTCGTCCATTTAAAAATGATGAAAAACGGAAGATCATTCGAAGAATTACAGACCTCATTGAGTCGGAAAATACCGATCTATTCCACACCGGAAAAAGATCGGACATTACCACTTTGGATCTCATCCCCAACCGAAAAGATGCAAATTACACGAATGATACGGCAGCGGCAAGACGTAAATGGTTGGAACTTAAAACCGGAGTCAAATTGGAAAACGTGAGCGTTTTCAGCGACTGCCCGGAAAATATGAAAGGCAACATCGAAAACTTTATTGGAGTGTCTCAAATTCCGATCGGTATTGCCGGGCCGCTGAAAATAAATGGCAAATTCGCGAAAGGAAACTTCTACGTTCCGATGGCCACGACGGAAGGCGCATTGGTTTACACCTATACTCAGGGCATGCAAATTCTGTCTTTAGCAGGAGGGGTCAACACAGCCGTACTGAAAGATGAACTCCATATCTCCTCTATATTTACCTTCAAAAACATCTCCGAAGCGCTCAATTTTAAAAAATGGCTTCTTGCTAATTTTGAACGCATTAAAACGCACGCGGATGGAACCACTCGACATGGAAAACTCATCCGTATCGAGCCGATTATCTTTGACCGGAATGTAACAGTCAAATTTTATTATTCTACCGCGGACGCATCGGGCGTCAATATGGTTACGTTTGCCACGGATGCCGCTTGTAAATTCATAAGCTCTATCGTAAAACCCGCTAAATTCTTCATTCAATCCAATTATTCCTCGATCAAAAAAGTGACCGCCCATAACTTTATCAGCGGGTACGGAAAATCGCTCATCGCGGAGTGCGTCATTCCGAGAAAGCTCGTCAAAAGAACGTTTAATGTATGGCCGGAAACGATGGTCGATTACTTCCGGCTCGTCCTTTTGAGTACGACGCATGCCGCCATGATCGGGATGAACGGCCACGTCGCAAACGGGTTGGCGGCGATCTTTCTGGCTTGCGGCCAAGATGTCGCGAGTGTCGTAGAATCGCATGCAAGCGTGATCAACTATGAGATCACTGAAAAAGGCGATCTTTACGCAAGCATCAAGCTGCCTTGTCTCGTCATCGGCACGGTCGGAGGGGGGGTCGGCTTGGGAACACAAAGGGAATGCCTTGAATTGATGGGGTGCTTCGGTCACGGACACGCAAAGAAGTTTGCTGAAATTATTGCGGCGACAACCTTGGGAGGAGAGATTGCCATTTGCGCAAGGATCGCAAACGGCACTTTCGTGGAAGGTCATAAGAAGTATGGAAGAAAAACCGGTCCGCAAGTGGATCGATCGCTGGCCCTTCTTCATTCAAACGGTCATGATGAACAAAGTTAA
- a CDS encoding MFS transporter, which translates to MVSILFFFSGVTALIYQMVWMRELVLVFGASMFAISTLLTAFMGGLALGSDFFGRRADRYSNPLRIYGFLELGIGGYAFLVPFLLSSLIPIYQYLHGLFDFSFYIFSLVRFVMAVLVLLLPTALMGGTLPVLARLYKNNAEVGKGVGLLYAFNTLGAVIGVLGAGFVLLPTLGLNKTVLLAAALNGAVGLLAIWRGKYRIIPMEASVEKTPISAPKRPQSPRRLLLITFALSGFAAMIYEVVWTRILTLILGSTLYSFATMLATFLMGLAIGSFLFSFFLKRFSRPLLLLALVQGGIALFAFGGEFLFPLLPVLFFKLLEIFHSEGGIISASKFFIVAAVMLIPTVLMGGVFPLVIHLLTGGGSSAHEPKRKSQAVMDTGLGSIVGRAYAVNTVGTIVGSFSVGFILLPALGIQKSLHVAIFTNAVLSLLLWMQMREIGEARLWAVGGVGAFLVVVGFSTPAWNPLHMSSELFGKLSTLDLLFYKEGISSTVTVVQHPTLAKHPHLTLAIDGKANASTTGDMKTQLLVGHLPMLLAPEAKEVISIGHGSGITTGAIATHPLSKLVTLEIEPAVVEASRFFDPFNGSVLEDPRVQIVVDDARNYLILSKERFDVIVSEPSHPWRSGSSKLFTEEFFRLGRSRLRPGGIFAQWIHFYGIRAPELKAVIRTFHSVFPHVFIFYTDAGDLILIGSDREIVIDREEIARRMAVHAVANDLARAEVYSPYDLWAYFLLGPNEIERYTGEGIFNTDDYTVVEFQTPKSLFEDTLSIHMADMKGASRGGELYLIDPAEPNSAKGEAFFAIAKALLRNGKETDARDMVQKGLLLHPSAEGDWLMGSFFQKQGDRDGAFRAWQAALKKDPSHAEASLSLAKLYQEQGAFHQAEPLLSRLRKDHPEKLIAAFYHGVNLYYLGQYQRALDELDRGRVFSEPFAYYYQSLVFGKLKKEAEANQALGRFITSLNDWRKDLELEPKRFSTLPYAKQIEWRKKNGIEIPEEERMALLFNRLVAAPLGHLYSGTGLFILGMFEPASVELEKAAEQLGNQASGSMVQYYLGLAYQEMGQTTSVRQALETFISHSPLDPKDIRIDAAKRTLDRLKQAKGVS; encoded by the coding sequence TTGGTTTCCATTCTCTTCTTTTTTTCAGGCGTCACCGCGCTGATCTACCAGATGGTCTGGATGCGCGAATTGGTCTTGGTTTTCGGCGCATCGATGTTTGCGATCTCCACCCTCCTGACCGCATTCATGGGGGGGCTGGCGCTGGGGAGCGATTTCTTCGGCCGGCGCGCCGACCGCTATTCAAACCCTCTGCGCATCTACGGCTTTCTTGAGCTGGGCATCGGAGGGTATGCTTTTCTCGTTCCGTTCCTCCTCTCTTCGCTGATTCCGATCTATCAGTATCTCCACGGCCTCTTTGACTTCTCGTTCTATATCTTCAGCCTGGTCCGATTTGTGATGGCGGTGCTTGTCCTCCTTCTTCCGACCGCCTTGATGGGAGGAACCCTCCCTGTGCTTGCCCGCCTCTATAAAAACAATGCCGAGGTCGGAAAAGGGGTCGGGCTTCTTTATGCCTTCAATACGTTGGGGGCGGTGATCGGGGTTTTGGGGGCCGGGTTTGTCCTCCTTCCTACTTTGGGTTTGAACAAAACGGTGCTTCTTGCGGCGGCGCTGAACGGCGCGGTCGGCCTTCTCGCGATCTGGCGCGGGAAATATCGAATCATCCCCATGGAGGCCTCCGTTGAAAAAACGCCGATCTCCGCTCCGAAGCGCCCGCAATCGCCGCGTCGACTCTTGTTGATCACCTTCGCCCTCTCCGGTTTTGCCGCAATGATTTACGAAGTGGTCTGGACGCGCATCCTGACGCTGATTCTCGGGTCGACCCTCTACTCCTTTGCAACCATGCTTGCCACCTTTCTCATGGGGCTTGCGATCGGGAGCTTTCTCTTTTCGTTCTTCCTGAAGCGGTTTTCGCGTCCCCTTCTTTTATTGGCCCTCGTTCAAGGGGGGATCGCGCTGTTTGCTTTCGGGGGGGAATTTCTTTTTCCCCTCCTCCCCGTTCTCTTCTTCAAGCTTCTTGAAATCTTCCACTCGGAGGGGGGAATTATTTCCGCCTCCAAATTCTTCATTGTCGCCGCCGTGATGCTGATCCCGACCGTCCTCATGGGAGGGGTCTTCCCGCTGGTGATCCATCTTCTGACCGGCGGAGGGAGTTCCGCTCACGAACCGAAGCGAAAAAGCCAAGCGGTCATGGATACCGGGTTGGGGTCGATCGTCGGCCGCGCTTACGCCGTTAATACGGTCGGAACGATCGTCGGTTCCTTCTCGGTCGGATTTATCCTCCTCCCGGCGCTCGGCATTCAGAAAAGCCTCCACGTCGCCATCTTCACCAACGCCGTCTTAAGCCTTCTTCTCTGGATGCAGATGCGCGAAATCGGAGAGGCGCGCCTTTGGGCGGTCGGCGGGGTTGGCGCGTTTCTCGTTGTCGTCGGCTTCTCGACCCCGGCCTGGAACCCGCTGCATATGTCGAGCGAGCTCTTCGGGAAATTATCGACCCTCGACCTTCTTTTCTATAAAGAGGGAATCTCATCCACCGTCACCGTGGTTCAGCACCCGACACTGGCGAAGCACCCTCATCTCACCTTAGCGATCGACGGCAAGGCTAATGCCTCCACCACCGGCGACATGAAGACGCAGCTGCTTGTCGGCCATCTTCCGATGCTCCTCGCGCCGGAGGCAAAGGAGGTCATCTCGATCGGACACGGCTCCGGGATCACCACCGGCGCCATCGCGACCCATCCCCTCTCGAAGCTCGTCACCCTGGAAATCGAGCCGGCGGTCGTCGAGGCGTCGCGCTTCTTCGATCCGTTTAACGGAAGCGTCCTTGAGGACCCGCGCGTCCAAATCGTCGTCGACGACGCCCGCAATTACCTCATTCTTTCGAAAGAGCGCTTCGACGTGATCGTTTCCGAGCCGTCGCATCCTTGGCGGAGCGGCTCCTCCAAACTTTTCACGGAGGAGTTCTTTCGCCTGGGCCGATCGCGACTGCGCCCGGGGGGAATCTTCGCCCAGTGGATTCATTTCTACGGCATCCGGGCGCCGGAGCTGAAGGCGGTGATCCGGACCTTCCATTCCGTTTTTCCGCACGTCTTTATTTTTTATACAGACGCCGGCGATCTGATCCTGATCGGCTCCGATCGCGAAATCGTCATTGACCGGGAGGAGATCGCCCGGCGGATGGCGGTCCATGCCGTTGCAAACGATCTCGCGCGGGCCGAGGTCTACTCTCCGTATGACCTCTGGGCTTATTTTCTCCTAGGGCCCAACGAGATCGAGCGTTACACCGGCGAAGGGATCTTCAACACCGACGATTATACCGTCGTCGAGTTCCAAACGCCGAAATCGCTTTTCGAAGATACCCTCTCGATTCATATGGCCGACATGAAAGGGGCGTCGCGCGGCGGGGAGCTTTATCTGATCGACCCGGCGGAACCCAACAGCGCAAAGGGAGAGGCATTTTTCGCCATCGCCAAAGCGCTCCTTCGGAACGGAAAAGAGACCGACGCCCGCGACATGGTCCAAAAGGGGCTCCTTCTCCATCCGTCCGCCGAGGGAGACTGGCTCATGGGTTCGTTCTTTCAGAAGCAGGGAGATCGCGACGGCGCTTTCCGCGCCTGGCAGGCCGCCCTGAAGAAGGATCCCTCCCATGCGGAGGCCTCTCTGAGTCTGGCCAAGTTGTACCAGGAACAAGGGGCGTTTCATCAGGCGGAGCCGCTTCTCTCTCGGCTCCGAAAGGACCATCCTGAAAAGTTGATCGCCGCTTTTTATCATGGCGTCAATCTCTACTATCTCGGCCAGTATCAGCGGGCGCTGGATGAGCTCGACCGAGGAAGGGTCTTCTCCGAGCCGTTCGCCTACTACTATCAGAGTCTCGTTTTTGGTAAGCTGAAAAAAGAAGCGGAGGCCAATCAGGCGCTGGGCCGATTCATCACCAGCCTCAACGATTGGCGAAAGGATCTGGAGCTGGAGCCGAAGCGCTTCTCCACCCTCCCCTACGCCAAGCAGATCGAATGGCGGAAGAAGAACGGAATCGAGATTCCGGAGGAAGAGCGGATGGCGCTCCTTTTCAACCGATTGGTGGCGGCCCCGTTGGGCCATCTCTATAGCGGAACCGGCCTCTTTATATTGGGAATGTTCGAGCCGGCCAGCGTCGAGCTGGAGAAAGCGGCGGAGCAACTCGGGAATCAAGCCTCCGGAAGCATGGTCCAGTACTATCTCGGTTTGGCTTATCAGGAGATGGGACAAACAACTTCGGTCCGGCAGGCGTTGGAAACATTTATTTCGCACTCCCCGCTCGACCCGAAGGATATCCGGATCGATGCGGCCAAGCGCACCCTCGATCGGTTAAAACAGGCGAAGGGGGTTTCTTAG
- a CDS encoding SDR family oxidoreductase — MESVLIIGCGYVGLPLAKGWIEKGFRVYGTTRRVEKVDLLRREGIEPIVVDLLKPPFRLPQADWVYFLVSGSQEETLPRAMTHTIAALLENRPSRFIYTSSTGLYGDYSNGWVDESSLRRAKHPAGARLIETEDMLFTAVEEAQFPGVIVRLSGIYGPNRIPGRDQVLKRGTLRGRPESYLNLIHLDDLIPLLLATAPLSKTGECYLFSDDHPVRRGDYYAFLAKRLGISDFAPLWNSSDEPAAGRRCRNQKMKEHFQIDLKYPSYREGLGALLPVG; from the coding sequence ATCGAATCTGTCCTCATTATCGGATGCGGATATGTCGGGTTGCCGTTGGCAAAGGGGTGGATCGAAAAAGGTTTCAGGGTCTACGGCACGACCCGGAGAGTCGAAAAAGTCGATCTTCTCAGAAGAGAGGGGATCGAGCCGATCGTCGTCGATCTCTTAAAACCTCCTTTTCGACTCCCGCAGGCCGACTGGGTTTATTTCCTGGTGTCGGGATCGCAGGAGGAGACCCTTCCCCGCGCCATGACCCATACGATCGCCGCGCTCCTGGAAAACCGGCCCAGTCGGTTCATCTACACCAGCAGCACCGGCCTTTATGGAGATTACTCCAACGGATGGGTCGATGAATCGTCTCTGCGCCGCGCAAAACATCCCGCCGGGGCGCGTCTGATCGAAACGGAGGATATGCTCTTTACCGCCGTCGAAGAGGCGCAGTTCCCGGGAGTGATCGTCCGGCTCTCCGGAATCTACGGACCGAATCGAATTCCCGGACGCGATCAAGTTCTAAAACGGGGGACCCTCCGCGGCCGACCCGAAAGTTACCTGAATTTGATCCATCTCGACGACCTGATTCCGCTCCTCCTGGCGACGGCCCCTTTATCAAAAACGGGAGAGTGTTATCTTTTCTCCGACGATCATCCGGTCCGGCGGGGGGATTACTATGCTTTTCTTGCAAAAAGGCTCGGCATTTCCGATTTCGCTCCTCTCTGGAATTCGTCCGATGAACCGGCCGCCGGTCGGAGATGCCGAAATCAGAAAATGAAGGAGCATTTCCAAATCGATTTGAAATACCCTTCTTACCGGGAGGGGTTAGGCGCCCTTCTTCCGGTCGGATAA
- a CDS encoding LPS-assembly protein LptD — MIGFLLPSVPAVPAWGLPQELNGAVLGRPEANEPIQLDADRLEYRREEDLFIAEGSVVAIQGPLRIEADAVRLDNRTGRLIAEGNVRFTDGDDRIDASRVELDVNTQLGVLHNAEIFIEVENYHIEADKAERYALDRYLLENAYFTACDCIDDPDWHIRAQRLRLQIDGYLTARNVVFYANEVPILYLPYLLYPAKTERQTGLLIPRLGYSSRDGFRYNQDFFWAISKSQDVTFNLDHRGARGIGGGLEYRYVLSKFSQGYLETNYFYDKIDQVGQWEIRYNHEQRFTDRINAKIDVHYVNQQDFFQELSDVTAERAQQNIESNLFVTYRGDESFAYLLGRYTQDLTTPSNSTTAQRLPEVGYSLIEHRLGRSPVYFNFESNAVNFWRSEGLTTQRVDLYPRLSAPISLSGAGTLTPWAGVRETWYSRGTTEEPVSREIFPTGLHWEEHLSKERGGSVHLLSPSLMYEYIPVEDHPDVPQFDELDQLQDRNAVTASVTQRFMRRDVKGVLQERIYLRFTETYSLRDARSDGDDTEPFSDFRGEAVVHFTDYLSLGFDAFYDLYDRRFSFWNTDLTIDLPPYLIASVGQRYTRGGTLPQRGDLFNPLYLGDQEPAPRIQFWTEKIMIRTPWGVSLASRAYFDAETSKFVEIAYGLQYEDQCWGITVTYLDLRTRNEFSFMLTLKGLGATGSRKFASIF, encoded by the coding sequence ATGATCGGCTTTCTCCTTCCTTCCGTGCCGGCCGTGCCGGCGTGGGGGCTTCCCCAAGAACTGAACGGAGCCGTGTTGGGTCGCCCGGAAGCAAACGAGCCGATTCAACTCGACGCCGACCGCCTTGAATATCGGCGGGAGGAAGATCTTTTCATCGCCGAGGGATCGGTGGTCGCGATCCAGGGACCGCTTCGGATCGAGGCCGACGCCGTCAGACTCGATAATCGGACCGGCCGACTGATCGCCGAGGGAAACGTTCGCTTCACCGACGGCGACGACCGCATCGACGCCTCACGGGTCGAACTCGATGTCAACACACAGCTCGGCGTCCTCCACAATGCCGAAATCTTCATCGAAGTCGAAAACTATCACATCGAAGCGGACAAAGCCGAGCGTTACGCACTCGATCGCTACCTCCTTGAGAATGCCTATTTTACCGCCTGTGACTGCATCGACGACCCCGATTGGCACATCCGCGCCCAGCGCCTCCGGCTTCAGATCGACGGCTACCTGACGGCGCGCAATGTCGTCTTCTACGCAAACGAGGTTCCGATTCTCTATCTTCCGTATCTCCTCTACCCGGCGAAGACCGAACGCCAAACCGGTCTGTTGATTCCGCGATTGGGGTACAGTTCTCGCGACGGATTCCGCTACAACCAAGATTTCTTCTGGGCCATTTCAAAAAGCCAGGACGTGACGTTCAATCTCGATCACCGCGGCGCCCGGGGCATTGGCGGGGGATTGGAGTACCGCTACGTCTTATCGAAGTTCTCGCAGGGCTACCTGGAAACGAATTACTTTTACGATAAAATAGATCAAGTCGGCCAATGGGAGATCCGCTACAACCACGAACAGCGTTTTACCGATCGGATCAACGCCAAGATCGACGTTCACTACGTCAACCAACAGGATTTTTTCCAGGAGCTCTCGGACGTCACCGCCGAGCGGGCGCAGCAGAATATCGAATCGAACCTCTTCGTCACCTACCGCGGGGACGAATCGTTTGCCTATCTCCTCGGCCGGTATACACAGGACCTGACGACGCCGAGCAACAGCACCACCGCGCAGCGTCTTCCGGAGGTCGGCTACAGCCTGATTGAGCATCGTCTCGGCCGATCACCGGTCTACTTCAACTTTGAGAGCAACGCCGTGAACTTCTGGCGCTCGGAGGGACTGACCACCCAGCGGGTCGATCTTTATCCAAGGCTTTCCGCCCCGATTTCCCTTTCCGGCGCCGGGACGCTGACCCCCTGGGCCGGCGTCCGGGAGACCTGGTACAGCCGGGGAACGACCGAGGAGCCGGTCAGCCGGGAGATTTTTCCAACCGGCCTTCATTGGGAAGAGCACCTTTCCAAAGAGCGGGGAGGGAGCGTTCACCTGTTGAGCCCGTCACTCATGTATGAGTATATCCCGGTGGAAGATCACCCCGACGTTCCACAATTCGACGAACTCGACCAGCTCCAAGACCGCAACGCGGTGACCGCTTCGGTGACGCAGCGTTTCATGCGGCGGGACGTGAAAGGAGTCTTACAAGAAAGGATCTATCTTCGATTCACCGAAACCTACAGCCTGCGGGACGCCCGGTCGGATGGGGACGACACGGAGCCTTTCTCCGATTTTCGCGGCGAGGCGGTGGTTCACTTCACCGATTACCTCTCCCTCGGTTTCGACGCCTTCTACGACCTCTACGATCGTCGCTTCTCCTTCTGGAACACCGATCTAACGATCGATCTTCCCCCGTATCTGATCGCTTCCGTCGGACAGCGCTACACGCGGGGAGGGACCCTTCCGCAGCGGGGGGACCTCTTCAATCCGCTCTATCTCGGCGATCAGGAACCGGCCCCCCGCATTCAGTTCTGGACGGAGAAGATTATGATCCGAACCCCCTGGGGGGTCAGCCTCGCCAGCCGCGCTTACTTCGACGCCGAAACAAGCAAGTTCGTCGAGATCGCCTACGGCCTCCAATACGAAGACCAGTGCTGGGGAATCACGGTCACTTACCTGGACCTCCGCACCCGAAACGAGTTCTCATTCATGCTCACCTTGAAAGGGCTGGGGGCCACCGGATCGCGGAAGTTTGCCAGCATCTTTTAA
- a CDS encoding M14 family metallopeptidase, which yields MAPTHKVRSYSETIERMLRSVKETKGVEAHLLGTVRADPHRYPFWVVSTPDGRGKKKICLSGGIHGDEPAGVEAILAVIEMIRNQPALLGRFQFILFPCINPFGYEHHTRENRSRIDLNRQYVRQRPAAEVRFVKKVIDGKKFDLDVEFHEDIDTPGFYLYEVFRSPAQAVGRKIIRRVAKKYPINLQTEIEGAPAEKGLISPDVSSGFFKRRFARKRQWPQALYFYMNGTSHVITSETPVHLKMQERVEIHLIAFKTALERLLSA from the coding sequence ATGGCGCCGACACATAAAGTCCGCTCCTATTCGGAAACGATCGAGCGGATGCTCCGGTCGGTGAAGGAAACAAAAGGGGTAGAGGCCCATCTCCTTGGAACGGTTCGCGCCGATCCCCACCGGTATCCCTTCTGGGTGGTTTCGACCCCCGACGGGCGGGGAAAGAAAAAGATCTGCCTTTCCGGAGGGATTCACGGCGATGAGCCGGCCGGCGTCGAGGCGATCCTCGCCGTCATTGAAATGATCCGGAACCAGCCGGCGCTTCTTGGCCGGTTTCAGTTTATCCTTTTTCCCTGCATTAACCCATTCGGGTATGAGCACCACACACGTGAGAACCGGTCTCGAATTGATCTCAACCGGCAGTATGTCCGGCAGCGGCCCGCCGCGGAAGTACGGTTCGTCAAAAAGGTCATCGACGGGAAAAAATTTGATCTCGATGTCGAGTTCCACGAGGATATCGACACGCCGGGATTTTATCTGTACGAAGTTTTTCGCAGCCCGGCCCAAGCGGTCGGCCGGAAGATCATCCGGCGGGTGGCGAAGAAATACCCGATCAATCTTCAGACCGAAATCGAAGGGGCCCCGGCCGAAAAGGGATTAATCAGCCCCGATGTTTCCTCCGGCTTCTTCAAACGGCGCTTCGCTCGGAAGCGGCAGTGGCCGCAGGCGCTCTACTTCTACATGAACGGCACCTCCCACGTCATCACCTCCGAGACCCCGGTGCATCTTAAAATGCAGGAGCGGGTCGAGATCCATCTCATCGCCTTTAAAACGGCGCTGGAGAGATTGCTCTCCGCGTGA
- a CDS encoding YIP1 family protein encodes MGQFVDRMIRAAQLDVNLYEEVEADKGAMKQAIGVVVLSSLAAGIGTMSQGGGIGRLALGTVAALIGWYIWAFLIYVIGTKMLPEPQTRADHGELLRTLGFASAPGLLRILGFLPAVSGIVLMGSSIWMLIAMVVAVRQALDYQSTLRAVGVCVVGWVIQIAVLIFVMVVGGGVASQTGPMP; translated from the coding sequence ATGGGTCAGTTTGTAGATCGGATGATTCGCGCAGCGCAGCTCGATGTGAATCTCTATGAAGAGGTGGAAGCCGACAAGGGGGCGATGAAACAGGCGATCGGGGTCGTGGTCCTCTCCAGCCTGGCGGCCGGAATCGGAACGATGAGTCAGGGGGGAGGAATCGGGCGGCTGGCGCTCGGCACGGTGGCGGCCCTCATCGGCTGGTATATTTGGGCTTTTCTGATCTATGTGATCGGGACGAAGATGCTTCCGGAGCCGCAGACCAGGGCGGACCATGGAGAGCTCCTCCGGACCCTCGGCTTCGCCAGCGCGCCCGGCCTGCTCCGGATATTGGGCTTCCTCCCTGCCGTCAGCGGCATTGTTTTGATGGGGTCTTCGATCTGGATGCTGATCGCCATGGTGGTGGCGGTAAGACAGGCGCTTGATTATCAGAGCACCCTGCGCGCCGTCGGCGTCTGCGTCGTCGGGTGGGTGATTCAGATTGCGGTCCTCATCTTTGTCATGGTTGTCGGCGGCGGGGTCGCCAGTCAGACCGGACCCATGCCGTAG